One genomic segment of Micromonospora sp. WMMC415 includes these proteins:
- a CDS encoding NADH-quinone oxidoreductase subunit NuoF family protein — protein MMRTTVPPVACVGEPRLTAGFAEFGRLDLFTHEEVHGPIGPMEPANLLRLADGIQLKGKGGAGFPFATKLRAVLESCERQDASAIVVVNASEGEPASWKDKVLLTRAPHLILDGAALAAYALDADEIIIGVADDGVGQESLMEALGERRMPVPTSVVTVPHRFISGEGGALVNGINGLPHIPPGTKKRSSDSGVGGLPTLLSNAETYAQLAIAARLGPYEYAALGTDDEPGTVLLTVTGAAKRPAVVECAAGTPLREILDLCEVPDGPGILVGGYHGKWITQEGADRAEISRKGLAAVGGTLGAGIIVPLGPDSCPLGEAAQVVRYLAGESAGQCGPCRMGLPELARSVDLAVSGSAPVEVVRAAAGDVKGRGACSHPDGTARFALSAMEVFAEDLRLHATGDGCGKRVKGLMGLPGAPDPNPQKLMLDWSRCDGHGLCAHVVPDFIRLDANGYPAFPATPVPTWLREGALKAVKVCPELALRLTRAES, from the coding sequence GTGATGCGGACGACCGTCCCGCCGGTCGCGTGCGTCGGCGAGCCCCGGCTGACCGCGGGCTTCGCCGAGTTCGGCCGCCTCGACCTGTTCACCCACGAGGAGGTGCACGGCCCGATCGGCCCGATGGAACCGGCGAACCTGCTGCGGCTCGCCGACGGCATCCAGCTCAAGGGTAAGGGCGGGGCGGGCTTCCCGTTCGCCACGAAGCTGCGCGCCGTGCTCGAGTCCTGCGAACGGCAGGACGCCTCGGCGATCGTCGTGGTCAACGCCTCCGAGGGGGAGCCGGCCAGCTGGAAGGACAAGGTGCTGCTCACCCGGGCCCCGCACCTCATCCTCGACGGGGCGGCGCTGGCCGCGTACGCGCTGGACGCCGACGAGATCATCATCGGCGTGGCCGACGACGGGGTGGGCCAGGAGTCCCTGATGGAGGCGCTGGGGGAGCGGCGGATGCCGGTGCCGACGAGCGTCGTCACCGTGCCGCACCGGTTCATCTCCGGCGAGGGCGGGGCGCTGGTCAACGGCATCAACGGCCTGCCGCACATCCCGCCGGGCACGAAGAAGCGCTCCAGCGACTCGGGTGTCGGTGGCCTGCCCACCCTGCTCTCCAACGCGGAGACGTACGCCCAACTCGCGATCGCCGCCCGGCTCGGGCCGTACGAGTACGCGGCGCTCGGCACCGACGACGAACCCGGCACCGTGCTGCTCACCGTCACCGGCGCGGCGAAGCGACCGGCCGTGGTCGAATGCGCCGCCGGCACCCCGCTGCGGGAGATCCTCGACCTGTGCGAGGTGCCGGACGGGCCGGGCATCCTGGTGGGCGGCTACCACGGAAAGTGGATCACCCAGGAGGGGGCCGACCGGGCCGAGATCTCCCGCAAGGGACTCGCCGCCGTCGGCGGCACGCTCGGCGCCGGCATCATCGTGCCCCTCGGCCCGGACAGCTGCCCGCTCGGCGAGGCCGCCCAGGTGGTCCGCTACCTGGCGGGCGAGTCCGCCGGCCAGTGCGGGCCGTGCAGGATGGGCCTGCCGGAGCTGGCCCGCTCGGTCGACCTCGCGGTCTCCGGCAGCGCCCCGGTGGAGGTCGTCCGGGCCGCCGCCGGCGACGTCAAGGGCCGTGGGGCGTGCAGCCACCCGGACGGTACGGCCCGGTTCGCGCTCTCCGCGATGGAGGTCTTCGCCGAGGACCTGCGGCTGCACGCCACCGGTGACGGCTGCGGCAAGCGGGTCAAGGGCCTGATGGGGCTGCCCGGCGCCCCCGACCCCAACCCGCAGAAGCTGATGCTCGACTGGTCCCGCTGCGACGGGCACGGGCTCTGCGCGCACGTCGTGCCCGACTTCATCCGACTCGACGCCAACGGGTACCCCGCGTTCCCGGCCACGCCCGTGCCGACCTGGCTCCGCGAGGGGGCGCTCAAGGCGGTCAAGGTCTGCCCCGAACTCGCCCTGCGGCTGACCAGGGCCGAGTCGTGA
- a CDS encoding redoxin domain-containing protein produces the protein MRRLPRTVLAAVTAVALLGATACGGDGGASATTTTGDAASPPPAAGTPTATGSPSAASPSAAQRPPTVPETLRFTAKTLDGAAFDAAALAGKPVVLWFWAPWCATCASQAWTVAEVAPQYRDTVPVVGVAGLGQQKAMKDFVTEFELAGVPQVDDRAGALWRRFEVAEQSTFVILDRTGRVIHQGFLDGEDLTRRLASLAEV, from the coding sequence ATGCGGAGGCTTCCGCGTACCGTCCTGGCGGCCGTGACGGCGGTCGCCCTGCTCGGCGCGACCGCCTGCGGCGGCGACGGCGGTGCGTCCGCGACCACCACGACCGGTGACGCGGCGTCCCCGCCCCCCGCAGCCGGTACGCCCACCGCGACAGGCTCGCCCTCGGCGGCTTCACCCAGCGCGGCGCAGCGGCCCCCCACCGTGCCGGAGACGCTGCGCTTCACGGCGAAGACCCTCGACGGCGCGGCCTTCGACGCCGCCGCCCTGGCCGGTAAACCGGTGGTGCTGTGGTTCTGGGCGCCCTGGTGCGCCACGTGCGCGAGTCAGGCGTGGACGGTCGCCGAGGTGGCGCCGCAGTACCGCGACACGGTTCCCGTCGTCGGCGTCGCCGGCCTCGGCCAGCAGAAGGCCATGAAGGACTTCGTGACCGAGTTCGAACTGGCCGGGGTCCCGCAGGTGGACGACCGGGCGGGCGCGCTGTGGCGCCGCTTCGAGGTCGCCGAGCAGAGCACCTTCGTCATCCTCGACCGCACCGGCCGGGTGATCCACCAGGGCTTCCTGGACGGCGAAGACCTGACCCGCCGCCTCGCATCCCTGGCTGAGGTGTAA
- the serS gene encoding serine--tRNA ligase — protein sequence MLDMELIRKDRDAVASALAKRMDPAEVSRALDEIQQLDQERRSLITEIDGERQRRKAEARAYAEAKRAGREPEVAAPEAGRKQLSELEAELDEVQARLRDRMSELPNLPADDVVPGGKEANRVVRTFGEPPAIEKVRDHVELSRMLGLVDHERGVKLGGSGFWMYTGVGARLEWALLNFFIDENVKAGYEFLLPPHLLLESAGFAAGQFPKFTDDVYHLDRASAPRAQFLLPTAETAILGAFQDEIMDTAKLPLKAFAYTPCYRREAGGSHSDERGTVRGHQFNKVEIFQFTLPEQAEAAHEEMVTHAESLVEKLGLHYQRTLLSAGDASAAMRKTLDIEVWMPSTGKYKEVSSVSWGGDYQARRAAIRYREPGGKQTRFVHTLNGSALATSRLFPAILEQFQQPDGSVVIPEILRDRVGTDRLTPR from the coding sequence ATGCTCGACATGGAGTTGATCCGGAAGGATCGCGACGCGGTGGCGTCCGCGCTGGCCAAGCGGATGGACCCGGCGGAGGTGAGCCGCGCGCTGGACGAGATCCAGCAGCTCGACCAGGAGCGGCGCAGCCTGATCACCGAGATCGACGGCGAGCGCCAGCGCCGCAAGGCCGAGGCCCGGGCGTACGCGGAGGCCAAGCGGGCCGGCCGTGAGCCCGAGGTCGCCGCGCCGGAGGCCGGCCGCAAGCAGCTCTCCGAGCTGGAGGCCGAGCTGGACGAGGTGCAGGCACGCCTGCGGGACCGGATGAGCGAGCTGCCCAACCTGCCGGCGGACGACGTCGTGCCCGGCGGCAAGGAGGCCAACCGGGTCGTCAGGACCTTCGGCGAGCCCCCAGCGATCGAGAAGGTCCGCGACCACGTCGAGCTGTCCCGGATGCTGGGCCTGGTGGACCACGAGCGGGGCGTCAAGCTCGGCGGTTCCGGCTTCTGGATGTACACCGGGGTGGGTGCCCGGCTGGAGTGGGCGCTGCTCAACTTCTTCATCGACGAGAACGTCAAGGCCGGCTACGAGTTCCTGCTGCCGCCGCACCTGCTGCTGGAGAGCGCCGGCTTCGCCGCCGGCCAGTTCCCGAAGTTCACCGACGACGTCTACCACCTGGACCGGGCGTCGGCGCCGCGCGCGCAGTTCCTGCTGCCGACCGCCGAGACGGCGATCCTCGGTGCGTTCCAGGACGAGATCATGGACACGGCGAAGCTGCCGCTGAAGGCCTTCGCGTACACCCCCTGCTACCGCCGGGAGGCGGGTGGATCCCACTCGGACGAGCGCGGCACCGTGCGCGGCCACCAGTTCAACAAGGTGGAGATCTTCCAGTTCACCCTCCCGGAGCAGGCGGAGGCGGCGCACGAGGAGATGGTCACCCACGCCGAGAGCCTGGTCGAGAAGCTGGGGCTGCACTACCAGCGCACGCTGCTGTCGGCCGGCGACGCCAGCGCGGCGATGCGCAAGACCCTCGACATCGAGGTGTGGATGCCGAGCACCGGCAAGTACAAGGAGGTGTCGTCGGTCTCCTGGGGCGGTGACTACCAGGCACGGCGGGCGGCGATCCGCTACCGGGAGCCGGGCGGCAAGCAGACCCGCTTCGTCCACACCCTGAACGGTTCGGCGCTGGCGACGAGCCGGCTGTTCCCGGCGATCCTGGAGCAGTTCCAGCAGCCCGACGGCAGCGTGGTGATCCCGGAGATCCTCCGCGACCGCGTGGGCACCGACCGCCTGACCCCACGCTGA
- a CDS encoding MerR family transcriptional regulator: MHSIGELARASGLTVSALRFYDSAGVLVPARVDPVTGYRWYTDDQVRPARLVAGLRRVGMPVPEIAAAVRSGPAAAHRLLDTHLRRLEDGLADARRELSRIRTLIDPEEQPMTTHLTLSRTDLAAAVDAVRFAVATGPDLPELTGVLFDVDAGGVQLVATDRYRMALARIGADVDGPAVRALVPAGFVDETRTLLDTAGEVRLAVGDGTVAVTVAGRTLDAGTLPYDFPDHRRLLRAAPGGPAHRATVDVAALRAALTSPDAPVVHREHGGAALPVSVLGPDGRGGVRLYGEDELTGDAPRIGVNAGYLLQALDAGGRGQLVLELDGPIAPLAVRRPDDTDAFSILMPIRL; the protein is encoded by the coding sequence CTGCACAGCATCGGCGAGCTGGCCCGGGCCAGCGGGCTGACCGTCAGCGCCCTGCGGTTCTACGACTCGGCCGGGGTGCTGGTCCCGGCCCGGGTCGACCCGGTGACGGGCTACCGGTGGTACACCGACGACCAGGTGCGCCCGGCCCGGCTGGTCGCCGGGCTGCGCCGGGTCGGGATGCCGGTGCCCGAGATCGCCGCGGCGGTACGGTCCGGGCCGGCGGCCGCACACCGGCTGCTGGACACACACCTGCGCCGCCTCGAGGACGGTCTCGCCGACGCCCGCCGTGAGCTCTCCCGGATCCGTACCCTCATCGATCCCGAGGAGCAGCCGATGACCACCCACCTGACCCTGTCCCGCACCGACCTGGCCGCCGCCGTTGACGCGGTCCGTTTCGCCGTCGCCACCGGACCCGACCTGCCCGAGCTCACCGGCGTCCTCTTCGACGTGGACGCCGGCGGCGTCCAGCTGGTCGCCACCGACCGGTACCGGATGGCCCTGGCCCGGATCGGCGCCGACGTCGACGGGCCGGCCGTCCGCGCCCTCGTCCCGGCCGGCTTCGTCGACGAGACCCGCACGCTGCTCGACACCGCCGGGGAGGTGCGGCTGGCCGTCGGCGACGGCACCGTCGCGGTCACCGTCGCCGGGCGTACGCTCGACGCCGGCACCCTGCCGTACGACTTCCCGGACCACCGGCGGCTGCTGCGCGCGGCGCCCGGCGGCCCGGCCCACCGCGCGACCGTCGACGTGGCCGCCCTGCGCGCGGCCCTCACCAGCCCGGACGCTCCCGTCGTCCACCGGGAGCATGGTGGCGCCGCGCTGCCGGTGAGTGTGCTGGGCCCGGACGGCCGGGGCGGGGTACGCCTGTACGGCGAGGACGAGCTGACCGGGGACGCGCCCCGGATCGGGGTGAACGCCGGCTACCTGCTCCAGGCCCTCGACGCGGGCGGCCGGGGCCAGCTCGTCCTGGAGCTGGACGGCCCGATCGCGCCGCTTGCCGTCCGCCGTCCCGACGACACCGACGCCTTCTCGATCCTGATGCCGATCCGCCTCTGA
- a CDS encoding trans-acting enoyl reductase family protein: protein MREDRTYDLVLFGATGFTGGLTAEYLARHAPAGLRWALAGRNPTKLAAVRERLAAIDPELAALPLLTADVTDPGSLRAVAESARVVATTVGPYVHHGEPLVAACARAGTDYLDITGEPEFVDLMYVRHHAEAVRTGARLVHTCGFDSIPYDLGVWFTLKHLPAGVPVTVDGFVRAGGRPSAGTYHSALTAFSRTGEMSRAAKARRAVEPRPEGRRVRAVPGRIARSPELRMWTVPLPTIDPQVVRRSAAARPEYGPDFRYRHFAAVKRLPTVLAGVAGLGALVGLVQVPPTRRWLLGRLSSGQGPSPEQRARSWFRVRFLAEGGGRRVQTEVSGGDPGYDETAKMLAESALCLALDDLPRTSGQVTPVTAMADPLLTRLQNAGITFRLR, encoded by the coding sequence ATGCGTGAGGATCGGACGTACGACCTCGTCCTGTTCGGAGCCACCGGTTTCACCGGGGGGCTGACCGCCGAGTACCTCGCCCGGCACGCGCCGGCGGGGCTGCGCTGGGCGCTGGCCGGGCGCAACCCCACCAAGCTCGCCGCCGTCCGGGAGCGGCTCGCCGCGATCGACCCGGAGCTGGCGGCGCTGCCCCTGCTCACCGCCGACGTCACCGATCCCGGGTCGCTGCGGGCGGTCGCCGAGAGCGCCCGGGTGGTCGCCACCACCGTCGGCCCGTACGTCCACCACGGCGAGCCCCTCGTGGCGGCGTGCGCGCGGGCGGGCACCGACTACCTGGACATCACCGGGGAACCGGAGTTCGTCGACCTGATGTACGTACGGCACCACGCCGAAGCGGTCCGCACCGGCGCCCGCCTCGTGCACACCTGCGGGTTCGACTCGATCCCGTACGACCTGGGCGTCTGGTTCACCCTCAAGCACCTGCCGGCCGGCGTCCCGGTCACCGTCGACGGGTTCGTCCGGGCGGGCGGGCGACCCTCCGCCGGCACGTACCACTCGGCGCTGACGGCGTTCTCCCGTACCGGTGAGATGAGCCGCGCCGCGAAGGCCCGGCGGGCGGTGGAGCCCCGGCCGGAGGGCCGGCGGGTCCGCGCGGTCCCCGGCCGGATCGCCCGCTCGCCGGAGCTGCGCATGTGGACGGTGCCGCTGCCCACCATCGACCCGCAGGTGGTGCGCCGCTCGGCCGCCGCCCGCCCGGAGTACGGCCCGGACTTCCGCTACCGCCACTTCGCGGCGGTGAAGCGGCTACCGACCGTGCTGGCCGGCGTGGCCGGGCTGGGCGCCCTGGTCGGTCTCGTGCAGGTGCCGCCGACCCGGCGCTGGCTGCTCGGCCGGCTCTCCTCCGGGCAGGGCCCGAGCCCCGAGCAGCGGGCGCGCTCCTGGTTCCGGGTGCGGTTCCTGGCCGAGGGCGGCGGGCGGCGGGTGCAGACCGAGGTGTCCGGCGGCGACCCCGGCTACGACGAGACCGCGAAGATGCTCGCCGAGTCGGCCCTCTGCCTCGCCCTGGACGACCTACCCCGGACGTCCGGCCAGGTGACCCCGGTGACGGCCATGGCCGACCCCCTACTGACCCGCCTCCAGAACGCCGGCATCACCTTCCGCCTGCGGTGA